A single region of the Pyricularia oryzae 70-15 chromosome 4, whole genome shotgun sequence genome encodes:
- a CDS encoding plasma alpha-L-fucosidase, translating into MRVSFSTAASFLLHSAVFAQTYQPTWPSTDQHNASPEWFRDAKFGVYWHWGAFTVPQFGSEWYGRNVYLPDTSERRHHTTTYGAPPEVWGYENFITGRNDAQGNFVQFKPVIASDGGSFDPEAWMAVIKASGAKFAGPVGEHHDGFSMWKSEVNEWNSVALGPKIDLLKLFAGLVRGNGLKLVVALHQAFNHNGFFEDAPQQTDPSLQKLFGQLPKNVSDQLWFDKAREVIDHVQPDMIWNDFSLDSPGYCQNPKFPCNIEESQRLKYLAYYFNAGERWGKEVVTSYKHFDQGFRTTSAVADWERGGPAELERPYWLTDDAISATSWSYTEGISYYNSTQMIHSMLDRVSKNGNMLLNVSPTAAGVMPAEQQQVLRDIGTYLARYGESIYSTRAWDIYGEGPTKAGGGSFTGPMMGNSNDLRFTRNKDGNVLYVSVLGWPSSGQVPIKALGSDRLVDVSGLRSVQLMGDNAGDFIDVTAFSQAADALVITLPQQPAQSPAYVLKLTFAGKIPVVQQALGASVFASPDATGAGVSLAKGNFTQMWVADAGLKLSDVRFLRVSEGASVTLYAEDNQTGASTKLGAGDHQLEAGSVGSLAVGDA; encoded by the coding sequence ATGAGAGTCTCATTCTCAACCGCCGCCAGCTTCCTGCTGCACTCGGCAGTATTTGCACAGACGTACCAGCCGACGTGGCCGTCGACCGACCAACACAATGCCTCGCCAGAGTGGTTCCGGGACGCCAAGTTTGGCGTGTACTGGCACTGGGGCGCCTTCACGGTGCCGCAGTTTGGCAGCGAGTGGTACGGCCGTAACGTCTACCTGCCCGACACCAGCGAGCGCAGGCACCACACCACCACTTACGGCGCCCCGCCCGAGGTGTGGGGGTACGAGAACTTCATAACCGGAAGGAACGACGCCCAGGGGAACTTTGTCCAGTTTAAGCCCGTGATCGCCTCCGACGGCGGTAGCTTCGATCCTGAGGCCTGGATGGCGGTCATCAAGGCGTCGGGAGCAAAGTTCGCCGGCCCCGTCGGCGAGCATCACGATGGCTTCTCCATGTGGAAGAGCGAGGTCAACGAGTGGAACTCGGTCGCGCTGGGACCCAAGATTGACCTGCTCAAGCTGTTCGCGGGCCTGGTCAGGGGTAATGGACTGAAGCTGGTCGTGGCCCTGCACCAAGCCTTCAACCACAACGGATTCTTCGAAGATGCCCCGCAGCAGACTGACCCCAGCCTGCAGAAGCTCTTTGGCCAGCTGCCCAAGAACGTATCCGACCAGCTCTGGTTTGACAAGGCCCGCGAGGTCATCGATCATGTTCAGCCCGACATGATCTGGAACGACTTTTCCCTGGACAGCCCCGGTTACTGCCAAAACCCCAAGTTCCCATGCAACATTGAGGAGAGCCAACGACTCAAATACCTGGCCTACTACTTCAACGCCGGTGAACGTTGGGGAAAGGAGGTCGTCACCAGCTACAAGCACTTTGATCAAGGCTTCCGCACCACGTCGGCCGTCGCAGATTGGGAGCGTGGAGGCCCCGCCGAGCTCGAGCGCCCTTACTGGCTCACCGACGATGCCATCAGCGCGACGAGCTGGAGCTACACCGAAGGCATCAGCTATTACAACTCGACCCAGATGATCCACTCCATGCTGGACCGCGTCAGCAAGAACGGCAACATGCTGCTCAACGTTTCACCCACCGCCGCGGGCGTCATGCCTgcggagcagcagcaagtcCTACGCGACATCGGGACGTATCTTGCCCGCTACGGAGAGTCAATCTACAGCACCCGTGCTTGGGATATATACGGCGAGGGCCCGACcaaggccggcggcggctcaTTCACTGGCCCGATGATGGGCAACTCCAACGACCTGCGCTTCACGCGCAACAAGGATGGAAACGTACTATACGTCAGCGTCCTCGGCTGGCCAAGCAGCGGCCAGGTCCCCATCAAAGCCCTTGGCTCCGACCGCCTCGTAGACGTCTCCGGCCTGCGGTCTGTCCAGCTCATGGGAGACAATGCCGGGGACTTTATCGATGTGACAGCCTTCAGCCAGGCCGCCGATGCACTGGTCATCACCCTCCCCCAGCAGCCTGCTCAGTCGCCCGCCTACGTCCTTAAGCTTACCTTTGCTGGCAAGATTCCCGTGGTTCAGCAGGCACTCGGCGCCTCAGTTTTCGCCTCTCCCGATGCCACGGGCGCCGGCGTGTCGCTCGCAAAGGGCAACTTCACGCAAATGTGGGTTGCGGATGCTGGGCTTAAGCTGAGCGACGTTCGTTTCCTGCGTGTCTCCGAAGGCGCATCGGTGACTCTCTATGCCGAGGACAACCAGACCGGTGCATCGACGAAACTTGGGGCGGGAGACCACCAGCTGGAAGCTGGCTCTGTTGGATCCCTTGCGGTTGGTGATGCATAA
- a CDS encoding ubiquitin conjugation factor E4 → MGPDEQEPEPTLPPAEQMRARRLAKLGASTTSSSSATATEGKSDTKENESPKPSSDKPSSLVASTSQTNDTRQAPEAGSQTPTPAAAPAAPRSQPAAKTAAEPATPASQVRPQKIQKQESPEDWADRTISHFFRVTLDPSRKTDVSGHPVTYLPNLASELQEDGANDEAEGRKPLLSQDNLDGTILEAASAFPHNKPLLDYLLPCWKRILRFSKSPAMQRDPPPERLELVKEARRLCMSNALFALTVPDLFGREENPRHDTLVPYLLKGMDNEAGVCLDFLAELVSRFDEDESYADILVRSMVDISAKVANMTMADDYRPGMNVLIMFSKYKEIMQALVKDERFVNKQAPAPRIELDSLLGPFFRLSPLQSDMAKSYFPNADNMNEGAVRTAQNAVQVTLSAHQFDLMSVINNFVRANEEVRGRVLDWFAHVVNSNHKRRAMQVDPKEVSSDGFMLNVTFVVNELCQPFMDTTFSKVGRIDIDYLRRSPRVDLKEETKLNADQQQSDAFYAEKAEGANNFISEIFFLGLAAHNYGTQAISEKMKTMDRAIRNFRRSIEEFETERENFANTRPTQLAAFDLRTSRYREALETSVAMKHATNGVLTDEKMQAKSITFMRYVTVWLLRVASQSDYTPEKRLQVPLASPPPEVFCCLPEYSLQIVLDNFKYVFNTMPQILLSAVGDELTVLCVTLLESSAYIRNPYMKAALVTLLYFGVTQFFRHWKSGVMTDVLMSSKFANDHLLHALMKFYIECESTGANSAFYDKFNIRYEISYIIQKVWPNPHYSRQLREQSKTNKPFFVHFVNMLLNDATYVLDEALTKFQKIHELQVELKEAHGMSEEQRRQKQDELQTTEGHATSYMHLTNQTVAMMKLFTDTLDDAFTMPEIVQRLAGMLDYNLELLVGPKSSKLKVDNPQQYRFQPKTLLAEITDIYLNLGGKPTFIEAVAGDGRSYKPETFSAASRIMANRGFADPEKLSRWAQLTVKIAAAKELADQAEQDFGEIPTEYEDPLMSDLMKDPVRLPSGNIVDRSTIMQHLLSDPKDPFTRQPMSIEDIVPCDDLRVEIEKWKSGRMAAAREKLAAIADGTASEELARAAAADPDAMDTSQ, encoded by the exons ATGGGTCCCGACGAGCAGGAGCCAGAGCCTACACTGCCGCCCGCAGAGCAG ATGCGAGCACGGCGACTGGCGAAACTGGGCGCCTCGACAACTTCGTCTTCCTCCGCAACGGCGACCGAAGGCAAGTCTGATACGAAAGAGAACGAGTCGCCGAAGCCCTCAAGCGACAAGCCTTCGTCTTTGGTGGCCTCGACCTCGCAAACCAACGACACCAGACAAGCCCCAGAAGCTGGTTCCCAAACACCAACACCCGCCgcagcgccagcagcaccCAGATCCCAGCCTGCCGCTAAGACGGCAGCGGAGCCAGCAACGCCGGCATCTCAAG TGCGACCGCAGAAGATCCAGAAACAGGAGTCCCCCGAAGACTGGGCCGATAGGACCATCTCGCATTTCTTCAGAGTAACCCTGGACCCAAGCAGAAAGACCGACGTATCCGGTCACCCTGTAACATACCTACCGAATCTCGCGAGCGAATTGCAAGAGGATGGAGCGAATGACGAAGCCGAGGGTCGGAAGCCTCTGCTGTCCCAAGACAACCTGGACGGCACCATACTCGAAGCAGCCTCGGCCTTCCCTCACAACAAGCCGCTGCTGGATTACCTGTTGCCATGCTGGAAGCGCATTCTCCGCTTCTCCAAATCCCCGGCTATGCAACGTGACCCACCCCCTGAAAGATTGGAATTGGTCAAGGAGGCTAGGCGATTATGCATGAGTAACGCGTTATTTGCGCTCACGGTCCCTGACCTGTTTGG ACGCGAGGAGAACCCCCGGCACGACACACTTGTGCCGTACCTCCTCAAGGGAATGGACAATGAGGCCGGTGTTTGTCTGGACTTCCTCGCTGAACTTGTGTCAAGGTTTGACGAGGACGAATCCTATGCCGACATCCTTGTCCGCTCCATGGTCGATATCAGCGCTAAGGTTGCCAATATGACTATGGCGGACGATTACAGACCAGGCATGAAC GTCTTAATTATGTTCTCCAAGTACAAAGAGATTATGCAGGCTTTGGTCAAGGATGAGCGCTTCGTCAACAAACAAGCACCTGCTCCGAGAATCGAGCTGGACTCACTACTGGGTCCCTTTTTCCGTTTATCACCGTTGCAGAGCGACATGGCCAAATCTTACTTTCCTAACGCAGACAACATGAACGAGGGTGCTGTTCGCACTGCCCAAAACGCGGTCCAAGTAACATTATCCGCTCATCAATTCGATCTGATGTCCGTCATCAACAATTTTGTACGGGCAAACGAGGAGGTCAGGGGTCGTGTTCTTGATTGGTTTGCTCATGTGGTGAATTCGAATCATAAACGACGAGCAATGCAAGTTGACCCAAAGGAGGTCTCATCCGACGGTTTCATGCTCAATGTGACCTTTGTCGTAAATGAGCTATGCCAGCCTTTTATGGACACGACATTCTCCAAGGTTGGCCGCATAGATATCGACTATCTGCGCCGAAGTCCCCGTGTGGATCTCAAGGAGGAAACCAAGCTCAACGCTGACCAGCAGCAATCCGACGCCTTCTATGCTGAGAAAGCGGAGGGGGCCAACAACTTCATATCCGAGATTTTCTTCCTTGGATTGGCGGCACACAATTACGGGACCCAGGCAATTagcgagaagatgaagaCTATGGACAGGGCCATCAGAAACTTCAGGAGAAGCATTGAGGAGTTTGAGACAGAGCGGGAGAACTTTGCCAACACC AGACCAACACAGCTCGCAGCGTTTGACCTCCGCACCTCTCGCTACCGCGAGGCGCTGGAGACAAGCGTGGCAATGAAACACGCGACCAACGGTGTATTGACCGACGAGAAGATGCAGGCGAAATCGATAACATTTATGAGATATGTCACGGTTTGGCTGCTTAGGGTCGCAAGCCAAAGTGACTATACTCCGGAAAAGCGATTACA AGTGCCTCTTGCAAGTCCACCTCCAGAGGTTTTTTGCTGTCTTCCGGAATATTCCCTGCAGATCGTGCTGGACAATTTCAAATACGTTTTCAA CACGATGCCGCAGATCCTTTTGTCAGCTGTTGGCGACGAACTGACAGTCCTTTGCGTCACACTACTGGAGTCTTCGGCCTACATCCGAAATCCTTACATGAAGGCAGCCCTGGTTACGCTGCTGTATTTCGGGGTGACGCAGTTCTTCCGGCATTGGAAGAGCGGTGTGATGACCGACGTGCTGATGAGCTCCAAGTTTGCCAACGACCATCTGCTTCACGCTCTCATGAAGTTTTACATCGAGTGCGAGTCCACCGGAGCCAATTCCGCGTTCTACGACAAGTTCAACATTCGATACGAGATATCCTACATCATCCAGAAAGTGTGGCCTAATCCCCACTACTCGAGGCAGCTGAGAGAACAGAGCAAGACCAACAAGCCATTCTTCGTTCACTTTGTCAATATGCTGCTCAACGACGCGACATATGTGCTCGATGAAGCATTGACCAAATTCCAAAAGATACATGAGCTTCAGGTGGAGCTCAAGGAGGCACATGGCATGTCGGAAGAACAAAGGAGACAGAAGCAGGACGAGTTACAGACCACAGAAGGCCATGCGACTTCATACATGCACCTCACCAACCAGACTGTGGCGATGATGAAGCTCTTCACTGATACACTTGACGATGCCTTTACGATGCCGGAGATTGTCCAGCGGTTGGCAGGCATGTTGGACTACAACCTGGAGCTTTTGGTTGGGCCCAAGTCGAGCAAACTGAAGGTGGACAACCCGCAGCAGTACCGTTTCCAGCCCAAGACACTCCTTGCGGAGATTACGGACATTTACTTGAATTTGGGCGGAAAACCGACCTTTATTGAGGCAGTGGCGGGCGATGGGCGTTCATACAAACCCGAGACGTTCTCGGCTGCATCGCGCATCATGGCCAACAGGGGATTCGCGGATCCGGAAAAGCTTAGCAGATGGGCTCAATTAACGGTCAAGATTGCGGCTGCCAAGGAACTCGCGGACCAAGCGGAACAGGACTTTGGCGAGATTCCGACCGAGTATGAAGATCCGCTCATGAGCGATCTGATGAAAGACCCGGTGAGGCTGCCGTCAGGCAACATTGTGGACCGTTCAACCATCATGCAGCATCTGCTATCAGACCCAAAGGATCCGTTCACTCGGCAACCTATGTCTATTGAAGATATCGTGCCGTGTGACGACTTGCGGGTGGAGATTGAGAAGTGGAAGTCGGGGaggatggcagcagcaagAGAGAAGCTGGCGGCCATCGCTGATGGTACGGCATCTGAGGAGTTGGCCcgagctgctgcagctgaTCCGGATGCCATGGATACCTCGCAATAG
- a CDS encoding TBC1 domain family member 10A: MDGGSPIAPLERSFSEISAASTRSRSSHRSTVRASRRAKLVSNPSSSTTASSVDALDKSLTSFPSFSPGSPQEEDRPTLSLDALDGASSLLFKKPDETANKSPSPPRTAVASAKSAASSIVASLTASSPNPQASSSTFTSSSSQARNALFDDAPPLAPNKIPGALHLADDEHIGRLIAKHGAVGLVRQVAEDLAQRDAQISALRIRSSDRERALRKIILECGLSTLDLETRLRAVEHDAARGQHNRQVSDLMSDAMTDSVSRDISYYTAGQATVRAPSNGPLPVETDSQAQNKGTMKMIKDYFWGGGGSGRNSRAGSVNGDTPKQERSQQTVVRTFTSSDRRPTLNEDLFTPPDVESVRSSSRASSIVNCVTPARKSSMPFAATLVRLVAGNNAASSKVADGRGRAGSSGSGAGGSLRTSSVSSQRTNGSTRAVSTQGGPKSLMSMRRVTAGTLTAMPPGAGSRTRTEDRWDTMVVSPSLENISRQESYGPVEMDKILPLEGQPPTLSQLNNNYRGSGELTDRFGFIYDQQRKKRQRAAQLASQFRGSGPKKVELLQNGKPNLAAIITEDSSSSKWDVASEGRPGSPSSTEEGKSTYRWYDYLKVVTFQSGAERTTELLSDTPVTSAAGIEVTEGPDAPKSPGLPVPAIVTSEDRGFVPPASTPTSAVDTGDATIVSLEREPAAAAATFVRDEAEPVKQLLNQLNSLHDDLQRKRMDRWNEFQRKVRAERRKVGDSAVADARFHRMPETKLADGELIGIADLGNKGKVGRAKWSEFRSLVLGGIPVTLRAKVWAECSGALELRVPGYYDDLVSRPIAEDNADVVTQIRADINRTLTDNIFFRKGAGVERLHEVLLAYSRRNPEVGYCQGMNLIAANLLLVTPSAEDAFWLLAAIVEKILPAGYYDHSLLASRADQQVLRQYVAEVLPRLSAHFDALGIDLETMTFQWFLSVFTDCLSAEALFRVWDVILSLAGDGSTFLFQVALALLKLNETQLLTQCTSPAAVYTYINHQMTDHAISIDGLVQASEGLRRLVKREDVAARRQAAVAAEREVAQQREQERAARTERVNAARASRKAVAAAAVITGESVCASPTGTATPSIVASSRSVSPAPPLSQPEV; encoded by the coding sequence ATGGACGGCGGGTCTCCCATAGCGCCTCTTGAGCGCTCCTTTTCTGAGATCTCGGCCGCGTCGACGAGGAGCCGGAGTAGCCATCGCTCTACCGTCCGCGCCTCTCGCAGGGCCAAGCTTGTCTCTAACCCGTCCAGCTCCACCACAGCATCGTCCGTCGACGCCTTGGACAAGTCCCTGACCTCGTTTCCCTCCTTCTCGCCCGGATCTCCACAGGAGGAAGACCGCCCTACACTCTCACTGGATGCTCTTGATGGCGCCTCGTCCCTGCTGTTCAAAAAGCCCGACGAGACCGCCAACAAATCGCCTTCACCGCCGAGGACCGCCGTCGCGTCGGCAAAATCCGCCGCATCGTCCATCGTTGCGAGTCTAACGGCCAGCTCGCCCAACCCGCAGGCATCCTCGTCGACCTTTACATCTTCTTCCAGCCAAGCACGCAACGCCCTTTTTGACGATGCGCCGCCGCTCGCCCCCAACAAAATTCCAGGCGCCCTGCACCTCGCCGACGATGAGCACATCGGCCGACTCATTGCCAAGCACGGCGCCGTTGGATTGGTGCGTCAGGTCGCCGAGGACCTGGCCCAGCGGGACGCTCAGATATCAGCGCTGCGTATCCGCTCGAGCGACCGGGAACGCGCACTGAGGAAGATTATATTAGAATGCGGACTATCTACACTAGACCTTGAGACCCGCCTGCGAGCCGTCGAACACGATGCCGCGAGGGGCCAGCACAATCGTCAAGTATCAGATCTGATGAGCGATGCCATGACAGACAGCGTCTCACGAGATATTAGCTACTACACTGCCGGCCAGGCGACCGTGCGTGCACCCAGTAATGGGCCTCTTCCTGTCGAGACGGACAGTCAGGCCCAAAACAAGGGCACTATGAAGATGATAAAAGATTAtttttggggtggcggtgggaGTGGCAGGAACAGTCGCGCAGGTAGTGTCAACGGAGACACTCCTAAGCAGGAACGGTCCCAGCAGACGGTTGTACGCACATTTACCTCGTCGGACAGGCGCCCGACGCTGAACGAGGATCTGTTTACGCCACCCGACGTCGAGTCAGTACGGAGCTCTAGCAGGGCCTCTAGCATCGTCAACTGTGTGACCCCCGCGAGGAAGAGTTCTATGCCCTTTGCTGCGACCCTGGTGCGGCTGGTTGCCGGCAACAATGCCGCCAGCTCCAAGGTGGCGGATGGCCGTGGTAGGGCAGGCAGTTCCGGATCTGGGGCAGGTGGATCCCTGCGGACCTCGTCTGTATCGAGCCAAAGAACTAACGGGTCGACTCGTGCGGTTTCTACTCAGGGTGGGCCAAAATCTCTAATGTCGATGCGGAGGGTCACAGCAGGCACACTAACTGCCATGCCACCTGGTGCAGGCAGCCGTACCCGAACAGAGGACCGATGGGATACGATGGTCGTAAGTCCTAGTTTGGAGAACATTTCTCGGCAGGAGAGCTACGGTCCGGTGGAGATGGACAAGATCCTCCCGCTGGAGGGACAGCCGCCGACGCTATCTCAACTGAATAATAATTACCGGGGTTCTGGGGAGCTTACCGATAGGTTTGGATTTATATATGATCAACAACGCAAGAAGCGGCAGAGGGCGGCACAGCTGGCCAGTCAGTTTAGAGGCAGCGGGCCCAAAAAAGTCGAGCTACTTCAGAACGGGAAACCCAACCTGGCGGCCATTATTACTGAAGACAGTTCCAGTTCAAAATGGGATGTCGCTAGCGAAGGCCGTCCTGGTTCTCCGTCTTCCACCGAGGAAGGCAAGTCGACCTACAGATGGTACGACTACCTGAAAGTAGTGACATTTCAGTCAGGGGCGGAACGTACCACCGAGCTACTCTCCGACACCCCTGTTACAAGCGCTGCGGGTATCGAAGTGACGGAGGGTCCGGACGCCCCCAAGTCCCCTGGCCTGCCAGTGCCCGCCATAGTTACGTCAGAAGACCGAGGTTTCGTACCACCAGCGAGCACACCAACGTCCGCAGTCGACACGGGCGACGCCACAATAGTCAGTTTGGAGAGAGagccggcggcagcggcggcgactTTTGTCAGAGACGAAGCCGAGCCAGTGAAGCAGCTGCTAAACCAGCTCAACAGTCTTCACGATGATCTCCAGAGGAAGCGGATGGACCGTTGGAACGAGTTTCAACGGAAGGTGCGGGCGGAGCGGCGCAAAGTTGGAGACTCTGCAGTTGCAGATGCGCGCTTTCACCGCATGCCTGAGACAAAGCTGGCCGATGGGGAGCTGATTGGGATTGCAGACCTCGGAAACAAGGGGAAAGTAGGCCGCGCCAAGTGGAGCGAGTTCCGCAGTCTCGTTCTTGGCGGCATACCCGTGACGCTTCGTGCCAAGGTCTGGGCCGAATGCTCGGGTGCCCTGGAGCTGCGAGTGCCTGGCTACTATGATGATCTTGTTTCTCGACCGATTGCCGAGGATAACGCAGATGTGGTGACGCAGATTCGGGCTGACATCAACCGTACGCTAACCGACaacattttttttcgcaaGGGTGCTGGCGTTGAGAGGCTCCACGAAGTGCTGCTTGCGTACTCCCGGCGCAATCCCGAGGTTGGCTACTGTCAAGGCATGAACCTGATCGCTGCAAACCTGTTGCTCGTGACGCCCTCTGCGGAGGATGCTTTCTGGCTCCTGGCTGCCATTGTCGAAAAGATTCTTCCTGCAGGCTACTATGACCACTCGCTACTTGCCAGTCGAGCGGACCAACAGGTGTTGCGTCAGTATGTTGCCGAGGTGCTCCCCCGGCTGTCGGCGCATTTTGACGCTCTGGGGATCGATCTTGAGACAATGACATTCCAGTGGTTCCTATCCGTCTTCACGGACTGCCTCTCGGCCGAAGCCCTCTTCCGAGTCTGGGACGTCATCCTCTCCCTGGCGGGCGATGGTTCAACCTTTTTGTTCCAAGTAGCCCTCGCCCTCCTCAAGCTCAACGAAACCCAGCTTCTCACGCAGTGCACGTCTCCGGCAGCGGTCTACACGTACATCAACCACCAGATGACGGACCACGCCATCAGCATCGACGGCCTGGTCCAGGCATCCGAGGGCCTCAGGAGACTGGTCAAGAGGGAGGACGTGGCAGCGCGGAGGCAAGCAGCCGTGGCTGCCGAGCGCGAAGTGGCTCAGCAGAGGGAGCAGGAACGCGCTGCCAGGACCGAGAGGGTGAATGCGGCGCGCGCATCGCGCAAGGCTGTTGCTGCGGCGGCCGTCATAACTGGCGAAAGCGTGTGTGCGAGCCCGACGGGCACAGCCACGCCAAGCATAGTCGCGTCCAGCAGGAGCGTCTCCCCAGCGCCCCCACTATCGCAGCCTGAAGTTTAG